A stretch of Bacillus pseudomycoides DNA encodes these proteins:
- a CDS encoding SDR family oxidoreductase, giving the protein MKPLQGKVAVVAGATRGAGRGIAMMLGEAGATVYVTGRSTKGNLSSMGRTETIEETAEFVTKQGGKGIAVRVDHTVEADIKALFNRIQEEQNGKLDILVNDVWGGDPLTEWGTSFWEHNLHNGLLMQQRAVHSHMMTSYYGVPLMVKNKKGLVIEITDGVDYQYRGNLYYSLAKISTIHLAEAMAKDLEQHGITAIAVSPGFLRSEAMLDLFGVTEENWQEGVKKDPHFIASETPFFVGRGIAALASDPNVHNKTGKALSSWELAREYGFKDIDGRQPDWGKYFEEHVLKEQ; this is encoded by the coding sequence ATGAAACCATTACAAGGAAAAGTTGCAGTCGTAGCCGGTGCAACACGCGGTGCTGGAAGAGGGATTGCGATGATGCTTGGTGAAGCGGGAGCGACTGTGTACGTAACAGGAAGAAGCACAAAAGGTAATTTATCATCAATGGGACGAACAGAAACGATTGAAGAAACAGCGGAATTCGTTACAAAACAAGGCGGAAAAGGGATTGCTGTACGTGTAGATCATACAGTAGAAGCTGATATTAAAGCGCTATTTAATAGAATCCAAGAAGAACAAAACGGAAAACTTGATATTTTAGTAAATGATGTTTGGGGCGGAGATCCACTTACTGAATGGGGTACATCTTTTTGGGAGCATAACTTACACAACGGATTACTGATGCAACAACGTGCTGTCCATTCGCATATGATGACAAGTTATTATGGTGTACCACTTATGGTGAAGAATAAAAAAGGACTCGTAATCGAAATTACAGATGGTGTAGATTATCAATATCGTGGTAACCTATATTATAGTTTAGCAAAAATCTCAACAATTCACTTAGCAGAAGCGATGGCGAAAGATTTAGAGCAACATGGAATTACTGCTATTGCGGTAAGTCCTGGCTTTCTCCGTTCTGAAGCAATGTTAGATTTATTTGGCGTAACAGAAGAAAACTGGCAAGAAGGTGTAAAAAAAGATCCTCATTTTATTGCATCTGAAACACCTTTCTTTGTTGGAAGGGGAATCGCTGCTTTAGCAAGTGATCCGAATGTTCATAATAAAACAGGGAAAGCACTTAGCTCATGGGAGTTAGCGAGGGAATATGGATTTAAGGATATTGATGGTAGACAACCTGATTGGGGTAAATATTTTGAAGAGCATGTGTTAAAAGAACAATGA
- a CDS encoding PLP-dependent aminotransferase family protein: MYKYLHVLNDLESMIRKGEIKEGKKLPSIRSLVSQYECNKATIIRALHELEKRHIIYSVPQSGYYVVKRMGNYEEDGAENIDFASSAPDPDVFPYLDFQHCINKAIDTYKNDLFIYGTPKGLPTLIAVVQKQLANYQVFVKEANIFITSGVQQALVILTSIPFPNQNETILIEQPSYHLFIEYLETNRTPVIGIKRTAEGIDLIELEKIFRTEKIKFFYTIPRFHHPLGTSYSKKEKEKIISLAKKYNVFIVEDDYLADLEQNPKADPLYSYDNSSYVIYLKSYSKIIFPGLRVGLAVIPSSIAEAFHKYKKLLDIDSSMISQAALEIYIKSGMFERHKQKIQLSYYARSKALSGALEEAYKENQHLFCKTESKIGIHTCLSLHKSIVTETLIKNLRQNQILIETVDKNYLSSFHKEKLLKLNVSNVKEAKIGVGIHRVIEEMKRVSRVNFHFKQD; this comes from the coding sequence ATGTATAAATATTTACATGTATTAAATGATTTAGAAAGCATGATCCGAAAAGGAGAGATAAAAGAAGGGAAGAAATTACCGTCTATACGTTCACTTGTATCACAATATGAGTGCAACAAAGCAACAATTATACGTGCGCTTCATGAATTAGAGAAGCGTCATATTATTTATTCCGTACCTCAAAGTGGGTACTATGTGGTGAAAAGAATGGGGAATTACGAAGAAGATGGAGCAGAGAATATTGATTTTGCATCTTCAGCTCCAGATCCTGATGTATTTCCGTATTTAGACTTTCAACATTGTATTAATAAGGCAATTGATACGTATAAGAATGATTTGTTTATATACGGTACACCTAAAGGGTTACCAACTCTAATTGCAGTTGTGCAAAAACAATTAGCAAACTATCAAGTTTTCGTAAAAGAAGCAAACATCTTTATCACCTCGGGAGTTCAGCAAGCTCTCGTTATATTAACTTCTATACCCTTCCCAAATCAAAATGAAACGATCCTTATTGAGCAACCGAGTTATCACTTATTTATTGAATATCTAGAAACAAATCGTACTCCTGTAATCGGAATAAAACGCACTGCTGAAGGTATTGATTTAATTGAATTAGAAAAGATATTTCGAACGGAAAAGATAAAATTCTTTTATACCATCCCGAGATTTCATCATCCACTAGGCACTTCATATTCTAAGAAAGAAAAAGAAAAGATTATTTCTCTCGCGAAGAAATACAATGTATTTATAGTAGAAGATGATTATTTAGCAGATTTAGAACAAAACCCAAAGGCAGATCCATTATATAGTTACGATAATTCTTCATATGTAATCTATCTAAAAAGTTATTCAAAGATTATTTTCCCAGGATTACGTGTAGGTTTGGCGGTTATTCCTTCTTCTATTGCAGAAGCGTTTCATAAATATAAAAAGCTATTAGATATTGATAGTTCGATGATTTCCCAAGCTGCGTTAGAAATTTACATAAAAAGTGGGATGTTTGAACGACACAAACAAAAAATCCAATTGTCGTATTACGCTAGATCTAAGGCGTTATCTGGAGCATTAGAAGAAGCTTATAAAGAAAATCAACATCTGTTTTGTAAAACAGAAAGCAAAATAGGAATACATACGTGCTTATCATTACATAAAAGTATTGTCACGGAAACGCTTATTAAAAACTTAAGACAAAATCAAATACTTATAGAGACTGTTGATAAAAATTATTTGTCTTCTTTTCATAAAGAAAAACTTTTAAAATTAAATGTATCAAATGTGAAAGAAGCTAAAATCGGGGTAGGGATTCATAGAGTAATTGAGGAAATGAAACGAGTAAGTCGTGTAAATTTCCATTTTAAGCAAGATTAA
- a CDS encoding DMT family transporter → MENKTKAYSAALLYVFIIGFSFMFVKLTLTVTTPLDTLAHRFTIAFLIATIPVIFGFVKLNISFNNILTLLPLAIFYPALFFTFQAFGLVYTTSSEAGIIQAAIPIFTMILASYFLKEYTNTWQKLSVLLSVIGVIYIFVMNGMETHETSFIGIILILLSALSSACYNVLARKMTKKFKLFDLTYIMTAIGFLSFNLIAIIEHINKGTVNVYFKPFTNGTVLISILYLGLFSSLLTAFLLNYSLSYIEAAKMSVFSNLSTLITIIAGVLFLHEQIAYYHIVGAMMIIFGIVGTNFLGKKGIYKKEKNTSISK, encoded by the coding sequence ATGGAAAACAAAACGAAAGCATATTCAGCTGCATTACTATATGTGTTTATTATTGGATTTTCATTTATGTTTGTGAAATTAACATTAACAGTTACAACTCCGCTTGATACACTTGCACATCGTTTTACAATTGCTTTTTTAATAGCGACTATTCCTGTCATTTTCGGTTTTGTAAAACTAAATATTTCATTTAATAACATACTTACACTTTTGCCATTAGCGATATTTTATCCAGCACTTTTTTTCACTTTCCAAGCATTCGGTTTAGTATATACAACCTCATCTGAGGCTGGAATTATCCAAGCTGCCATTCCGATATTTACAATGATTTTAGCTTCTTATTTTTTAAAGGAGTATACAAATACTTGGCAAAAACTCTCTGTACTCCTTTCTGTCATTGGTGTCATTTATATATTTGTAATGAATGGTATGGAAACTCATGAAACTAGCTTTATTGGAATTATCCTTATTCTGTTATCAGCATTATCCTCTGCTTGTTACAATGTATTAGCTAGGAAAATGACAAAAAAATTCAAGCTATTTGACTTAACGTATATAATGACAGCCATTGGGTTTCTTAGCTTCAATTTAATCGCCATCATCGAACATATAAATAAAGGTACAGTAAATGTATACTTTAAACCATTTACAAACGGAACAGTTCTTATATCTATTTTATATTTAGGACTATTCTCTTCCTTACTAACAGCATTTCTACTTAATTATTCATTGTCTTATATTGAAGCAGCTAAAATGAGTGTCTTTAGTAATCTATCTACACTTATCACGATTATTGCAGGAGTATTATTCTTACACGAACAAATCGCATACTATCATATCGTTGGAGCTATGATGATCATCTTTGGTATAGTTGGCACCAATTTTTTGGGTAAAAAAGGAATTTATAAGAAAGAAAAGAATACCTCTATTAGTAAATAA
- a CDS encoding M3 family oligoendopeptidase, whose translation MQQTLPINISNIDELIKKLDVLLDESISSSQELENWLLKQSQTLNFINEQLMKHYIAFQRNTNDIEAKNSFDFNQKHVQPILKRYKNLLDQKYYESPYRSQLNPSQFRFLDKKIENTRELFNEENISLEITEDELITRYFEITGNLTSMWNGEEVNLSELSVYLQNQNRNVRQKAMTAISEKFLSVENEIQEILNQLIVIRTKKARNVGLTNYRDYMFKKYERFDYTAEQCNQFAESIRKYVVPLQEKIHKELQKKLQVDTLRPWDIHAAPADHKLLQPVENEKELIEKSKTLFAEIDSSFSALLEKMHNHLDLESRKGKAPGGFCEYLPLSKLSFIFMNLTTTQDDVVVFLHEMGHCIHHDLMKDISIHQYQHLPMETAELASMTMELFTMNNWDVFYSNKEDFKQAKQEQLTQIIEYLPITLIIDQFQHWLYENPTHTVEERNAKFSELYSLYNSNIVNTDGYINLIVAQWLSVLHIFEVPFYYIEYAISQIGALQMYKQYKENPQQALQNYKKALSLGSSKSVKEVYEAAGIQFDFSSETIKEVIDFVEEELKMLEKI comes from the coding sequence ATGCAGCAGACACTACCTATTAATATTAGTAATATAGATGAATTAATAAAAAAATTGGATGTACTATTAGACGAATCAATATCATCTAGTCAAGAGCTTGAGAATTGGTTGTTAAAACAATCACAGACTTTAAATTTTATCAATGAACAACTTATGAAACATTATATCGCCTTTCAACGAAATACGAATGATATAGAGGCAAAAAACTCTTTTGACTTTAATCAAAAACACGTACAGCCTATTTTAAAGCGTTATAAAAATCTATTAGACCAAAAATATTATGAATCACCTTACCGCTCACAGTTAAACCCTTCTCAGTTTAGATTCTTAGATAAAAAAATTGAAAATACTAGAGAACTCTTTAATGAAGAAAATATTAGTTTAGAAATTACTGAAGATGAGTTAATAACAAGATATTTTGAAATCACCGGTAACCTCACTTCTATGTGGAATGGAGAAGAAGTAAATCTTTCTGAATTAAGTGTCTATCTACAGAATCAAAATCGAAACGTTCGTCAAAAAGCGATGACTGCTATCTCTGAAAAATTTCTATCCGTAGAGAATGAAATTCAAGAAATCTTAAATCAGTTAATTGTTATTCGAACAAAAAAAGCTAGGAATGTTGGTTTAACGAATTATCGTGACTATATGTTTAAAAAATATGAGCGTTTTGATTACACCGCTGAGCAATGCAATCAATTTGCTGAATCTATTCGTAAATACGTTGTGCCGCTTCAAGAAAAAATTCATAAAGAATTACAGAAAAAGCTTCAGGTAGATACATTACGTCCGTGGGATATACATGCTGCACCTGCAGACCATAAACTTTTACAGCCTGTAGAAAATGAAAAGGAATTAATAGAGAAAAGTAAAACACTTTTTGCTGAGATTGATTCAAGCTTTTCAGCTCTTCTAGAAAAAATGCATAACCATCTAGATTTAGAAAGTAGAAAAGGAAAAGCACCAGGTGGGTTCTGTGAATATTTGCCCTTATCTAAGTTATCATTTATTTTTATGAATTTAACAACAACACAAGATGATGTTGTTGTTTTCTTGCATGAGATGGGTCACTGTATTCATCATGATTTAATGAAAGATATTTCGATACATCAATATCAACATTTACCTATGGAGACTGCTGAGTTAGCAAGTATGACAATGGAACTATTTACAATGAACAACTGGGATGTTTTTTATAGTAATAAAGAGGATTTCAAACAAGCTAAACAAGAACAATTAACACAAATTATAGAGTATTTACCAATTACACTGATCATTGATCAATTTCAACACTGGTTGTATGAGAATCCAACTCATACTGTCGAAGAAAGAAATGCTAAATTTTCAGAACTTTATTCCCTATATAATTCAAACATAGTAAATACAGATGGCTATATAAATTTGATTGTCGCACAATGGTTATCTGTTCTGCATATTTTCGAAGTACCCTTCTATTATATTGAATACGCAATTTCACAAATTGGTGCTTTACAAATGTATAAACAATATAAAGAAAACCCTCAGCAAGCATTGCAAAATTATAAAAAAGCTTTATCCTTAGGTAGTTCTAAATCTGTAAAAGAAGTATACGAAGCCGCTGGAATTCAATTTGATTTTTCTAGTGAAACAATAAAAGAAGTAATAGATTTTGTAGAAGAAGAATTAAAGATGCTAGAAAAAATATAA
- a CDS encoding SRPBCC family protein yields MLALIEKIDNEYVAQFNRPLHYSVEQVWAVLTENEKLARWMPNLHIEDLRKGGMIKFDMMDGSGKFINIDILECQMNSVLEFTWGEDRVRFEIYKNSDGCLLILKEFIHEINDHTPKDLSGWHICLELFSSVVDGLHMEFPKSEWEKWYERYKLVVNKIGNKDEN; encoded by the coding sequence ATGTTAGCTTTAATAGAAAAAATAGATAATGAATATGTAGCTCAATTTAATCGTCCGTTACATTATTCAGTAGAGCAAGTTTGGGCTGTATTAACAGAGAATGAGAAACTAGCTAGATGGATGCCAAACCTTCACATAGAGGACTTGCGAAAGGGAGGCATGATAAAATTTGATATGATGGATGGTTCTGGAAAGTTTATTAATATCGATATTTTGGAATGTCAAATGAATTCCGTATTGGAATTTACTTGGGGAGAAGACAGAGTTCGATTTGAAATATATAAAAACTCTGATGGTTGCTTATTGATTTTAAAGGAGTTTATTCATGAAATAAATGATCACACACCAAAAGATTTATCTGGATGGCATATATGTTTAGAACTGTTTTCTTCTGTAGTAGATGGGCTTCATATGGAGTTTCCAAAAAGTGAATGGGAAAAATGGTATGAAAGATATAAGTTAGTGGTTAATAAAATCGGAAATAAAGATGAAAATTAA
- a CDS encoding GNAT family N-acetyltransferase codes for MIQYKKCSEVNIDLVYEAFRDGFSDYIIKMEVSKEEFIKRFFGPEGNKLEHSHLAMDENKPIGVILGGIKDYENIKTMRCGTLAVHPDFRGTGVSHKLFELHKEEAIKNGCQQLFLEVIVGNDRAIQFYKKLGYEKIYDLSYYNLKNLSNSTSKSLRNIEIKHLKFGEFQSGIQKWLNFHINWQNDIDYMEKTENNTYYGAYINDDLKGCICVSDNGKISLLFVDKKYRGIGMATSLLQTVNKELQLSSLSIGFPNNSLLEGFVKKRGFEKNSLAQYEMYYTL; via the coding sequence ATGATTCAGTATAAAAAATGTAGCGAAGTAAATATAGATCTCGTATACGAAGCTTTTCGAGATGGTTTTTCTGATTATATTATAAAGATGGAAGTTTCAAAAGAAGAATTTATAAAAAGGTTTTTCGGCCCGGAAGGAAATAAACTTGAACACTCTCATCTAGCAATGGATGAAAATAAGCCAATTGGAGTTATACTTGGTGGAATCAAAGACTACGAAAATATAAAAACAATGCGATGCGGAACATTAGCAGTTCATCCGGACTTTCGTGGGACTGGTGTTAGTCATAAATTATTTGAACTTCATAAAGAAGAAGCGATAAAAAATGGATGTCAGCAGCTTTTTCTTGAAGTTATTGTCGGTAATGATAGAGCGATTCAATTTTATAAGAAGTTAGGATATGAAAAAATATATGATCTGTCTTACTATAATTTGAAGAATCTTTCTAATTCGACAAGTAAGAGCCTTCGAAATATAGAAATAAAGCACCTTAAGTTTGGTGAATTTCAAAGTGGAATACAAAAATGGTTAAACTTCCATATAAATTGGCAAAATGATATCGATTATATGGAGAAAACTGAAAATAATACGTATTATGGAGCATATATTAACGATGATTTAAAAGGATGTATATGTGTGAGTGACAATGGTAAAATTAGCTTGTTATTTGTAGATAAAAAATATAGAGGAATTGGGATGGCTACAAGTCTATTACAAACAGTAAACAAAGAATTACAGCTTTCCAGTCTTTCTATTGGATTCCCTAATAATAGTTTACTTGAAGGGTTTGTAAAGAAGCGTGGATTCGAAAAAAATTCGTTGGCTCAGTATGAAATGTATTATACATTATAA
- the mtnN gene encoding 5'-methylthioadenosine/S-adenosylhomocysteine nucleosidase: MKRIAIVSAWEPELTYLHQHYPSHRVEKRAAWEFHFHSINELEVISVITGVGKVNCASCVQLLISEFKPEQLFMTGICGSLSEKVKNGHIVVALSTLQHDVTAAGTGTDSFDLYTGRSAPIETPQFLVRQMKKMQSYDQVHFGTFISGDQRIRSTEMRYLLHTVYGAIAVDQEVAAFAYVCHVNEKPFLCLKAASDQANDKTVEEQKIFKMFACERACEYLIAFLRVYEVTTVRQ; this comes from the coding sequence ATGAAACGTATTGCAATTGTATCCGCATGGGAACCAGAGCTTACATATTTGCATCAACATTATCCAAGTCATCGTGTAGAAAAACGAGCAGCTTGGGAATTTCATTTTCATTCTATAAATGAGTTAGAAGTAATTTCTGTAATTACGGGCGTTGGAAAAGTAAACTGTGCTAGTTGTGTACAGTTACTAATAAGTGAATTTAAACCTGAACAGTTATTTATGACAGGTATTTGTGGAAGTTTATCCGAAAAAGTAAAAAATGGTCATATTGTTGTTGCACTTAGCACTCTACAGCATGATGTAACAGCTGCTGGAACAGGAACAGATAGTTTTGATTTATATACTGGGAGATCCGCCCCTATTGAAACACCACAATTTCTTGTAAGACAAATGAAAAAAATGCAATCTTATGATCAAGTGCATTTTGGAACTTTTATATCAGGAGATCAGCGTATTCGTAGTACGGAAATGAGATATTTATTACATACTGTATATGGTGCGATAGCTGTTGATCAAGAAGTAGCAGCTTTTGCATACGTATGTCATGTGAATGAAAAGCCTTTTCTCTGTTTGAAAGCAGCTTCAGATCAAGCGAATGATAAAACAGTAGAAGAACAAAAGATTTTTAAAATGTTCGCTTGTGAGAGAGCGTGTGAATATTTAATTGCGTTTCTGCGTGTATATGAAGTAACGACAGTTCGTCAATAA
- a CDS encoding cell wall metabolism sensor histidine kinase WalK yields the protein MKNETFDILKVIPKWKIAFWLLISILLTPISEVFISRLVTSVINSSLTLTALSEEFVRIVGYEKYRGLKESFWAMMVSYVFLFSIFSSYVYLFYRHEKKLYYEACIKKMIEEIRYIANGNFNHKISVLQHNYLEDLANGINQIVEQLKVSIEEERQTEQAKSELITNVSHDLRTPLTSIVGYVNLIHHDNYRDEVELRHYIQVIYDKVTRLNMLMNDLFEYTRVQNKELQLSTVPIDIIELLGQLSVQFRMQFQEANIECRPSFPSEKLMVLADGDKLVRVFENLIINAMTYGNDGKFIDIIAYQEDQVIAIDIVNYGQPIPSTDLSHIFERFYRVEKSRSTYTGGSGLGLAIAKSIVEIHNGTIEVYSNDEKTTFTVKLLPYKQ from the coding sequence TTGAAAAATGAAACGTTTGATATATTGAAGGTCATCCCAAAATGGAAAATTGCATTTTGGCTTTTAATATCTATTTTACTTACACCCATTTCAGAGGTTTTCATATCTCGTCTTGTTACAAGTGTAATTAACAGTTCCCTTACATTAACAGCTTTAAGTGAAGAATTTGTTAGAATCGTCGGCTATGAAAAATATCGAGGACTTAAAGAATCTTTTTGGGCTATGATGGTGTCTTATGTATTTTTATTTTCTATTTTCTCCTCCTACGTGTATCTTTTTTATCGTCATGAGAAGAAGTTATACTATGAAGCTTGTATTAAAAAAATGATAGAGGAAATTCGTTATATTGCAAATGGAAACTTTAATCATAAAATTTCCGTTTTACAACATAATTACTTAGAAGACTTAGCAAATGGCATTAATCAAATTGTAGAACAGTTAAAGGTTTCTATTGAAGAAGAGCGTCAAACCGAACAAGCAAAAAGTGAACTCATTACAAATGTATCGCATGACTTACGAACACCCTTAACATCCATAGTTGGCTATGTTAATCTCATTCACCATGATAATTATAGGGATGAGGTAGAGTTACGTCATTATATTCAAGTTATTTATGATAAAGTAACTAGGTTAAACATGTTAATGAATGACCTGTTTGAATATACGCGTGTTCAAAATAAAGAGTTACAATTAAGTACTGTACCTATTGATATAATTGAATTACTTGGTCAACTATCTGTTCAATTTCGTATGCAATTTCAAGAAGCAAATATTGAATGTAGGCCTTCATTTCCATCAGAAAAACTAATGGTACTTGCTGATGGTGATAAATTGGTGCGTGTATTTGAAAATTTAATTATAAATGCGATGACGTATGGAAACGATGGGAAATTCATTGATATAATAGCGTATCAAGAAGATCAAGTGATTGCAATCGATATTGTCAATTACGGTCAGCCTATTCCAAGTACAGATTTATCACATATATTTGAACGTTTCTATCGTGTTGAAAAATCCCGTTCCACATACACAGGAGGATCTGGACTTGGTTTAGCCATTGCAAAAAGTATTGTGGAGATTCATAATGGAACGATTGAAGTTTATAGCAATGATGAAAAAACAACATTTACTGTAAAGCTTCTACCTTATAAGCAATAA
- the moaC gene encoding cyclic pyranopterin monophosphate synthase MoaC has protein sequence MSEFSHWNEEGRAKMVDISQKDISTRTAVAQSTISLSHELFEVIQSGGLKKGDPLQVAQVAGILGAKKTADIIPMCHPIFIQGTDFTFHFEKKTDGYELIIRATVQCSGKTGVEMEALTAVSIAALTFYDMCKAVDKTMVIKETYLVQKTGGKSGDFFHKL, from the coding sequence ATGAGTGAGTTTTCGCACTGGAATGAAGAGGGAAGAGCCAAAATGGTTGATATCTCTCAAAAGGATATTTCAACACGTACAGCTGTTGCACAAAGTACAATTTCTTTATCACATGAATTATTTGAAGTAATTCAAAGTGGAGGATTGAAAAAAGGGGATCCACTCCAAGTAGCACAAGTTGCCGGAATACTCGGTGCTAAAAAAACAGCGGATATTATTCCGATGTGTCACCCTATATTCATTCAAGGGACAGACTTTACGTTCCATTTTGAAAAGAAAACCGATGGCTATGAGTTAATAATACGAGCTACAGTACAATGCAGTGGTAAAACGGGTGTAGAAATGGAAGCATTAACGGCCGTATCAATCGCCGCTCTTACTTTTTACGATATGTGTAAAGCTGTTGATAAAACGATGGTCATTAAAGAAACATATTTAGTTCAAAAAACGGGTGGTAAAAGCGGAGACTTTTTTCATAAGTTGTAA
- the moaD gene encoding molybdopterin converting factor subunit 1 — translation MITILLFANLREEVGSEQLVIIEKREMNVYQLKKWLKDNYHLQSLDKVMVAINEEFVTDEDNVKAGDTVAFIPPVSGG, via the coding sequence ATGATTACAATTTTACTGTTCGCAAATTTGCGAGAAGAAGTCGGTTCAGAGCAATTAGTAATAATAGAAAAACGGGAGATGAATGTTTATCAATTAAAAAAATGGCTGAAAGATAATTATCATTTACAATCGTTGGATAAAGTTATGGTTGCGATTAACGAAGAATTTGTAACGGACGAAGATAATGTAAAAGCCGGAGATACCGTAGCGTTTATCCCGCCTGTAAGTGGGGGTTAA
- a CDS encoding molybdenum cofactor biosynthesis protein MoaE, which produces MGQVLFEIVDTPIVVEEVTNKVVRREAGAITTFIGTVRELTKGKRTLHLEYEAYKPMAVKKLTQIGEEIKKKWPDAKIAITHRVGRLEIMDIAVIIAVSSPHRKVAYEANEYAIERIKRIVPIWKKEFWEDGTKWIGDQLENTPYPEGKPKKEE; this is translated from the coding sequence ATGGGACAAGTACTATTTGAAATCGTAGATACTCCGATTGTAGTTGAAGAAGTAACGAATAAAGTAGTAAGACGAGAAGCAGGTGCAATTACAACTTTTATTGGAACGGTAAGAGAATTAACGAAAGGAAAACGAACGTTACATCTTGAGTATGAAGCATATAAACCGATGGCAGTAAAAAAGCTTACACAAATTGGTGAAGAAATTAAGAAAAAATGGCCGGATGCAAAAATTGCAATCACGCACCGCGTGGGACGACTAGAAATAATGGATATTGCAGTTATAATTGCAGTATCGTCGCCGCATCGTAAAGTAGCGTATGAAGCAAATGAATATGCAATTGAACGTATAAAGAGAATCGTCCCAATTTGGAAAAAAGAGTTTTGGGAAGATGGCACAAAGTGGATTGGAGACCAGCTTGAAAATACTCCGTATCCAGAAGGAAAACCAAAGAAGGAAGAATGA